Part of the Pseudomonas chlororaphis genome, TGGTCTGGGTGGGTTCAATATCGTTCATGTGCAACTTGCCCTTCTTCAGATCAAGGGTAAGCAGCCCCGTTTGGAATGTTTCAGGGGACGCGGGGTCTTTATTGCGCAACTTGACGTAGTATGGGGCGACCATGAGCTGAGAGTTGTCGTACTGATACCAGACGTTAAGCATATCGGGGGGGAAATGATCCTTTTGCGACCATTTCTGGATAGGCAACTCCTCCAATTGCTTTCCCGATTCGGCATCAAATACATACATATCCTTGCCCAACGCATAAATCTTCTTCCCGTCAGTCGAGTACATCAGCATCGTCACTTGACGAGGGGCAGGAGCTGTTGATTTCAACGTCAACGTTTCCGCGTCGTATAACGCAATGCGCGTGGGTTGGACTTTGAATTCGTTGCGCAGGTGTTTTACCGGATTCTGATACACCGCGAGCGTTTTGCCGTCGGGCGAAAGATTCATGCCCCACGTCGCCCAGACACGCTCGTCGGCTTTGCTCATGTCCAATCGGAGCAGGTTTTTTCCGGTTTCCATGTCCATCTTTATGACGCTTTGGCTTCCATTCGCCAAGACGTATACATATTTGGCATCAGGGCTTACTGCGGAAACAATTGGCGTAGCACCGCTGTTTTCAACGACAAATTCTTTGAGGATCTTGCGGTTGTCCATGTCCACAACGAACACTTTGTCAGGGTGCGCGACCACCGACAAAAAATCTTTAGCCACGGCAGGCGTTACGCCGCTCATTGCAGCGATTACCGACAGCACGGCGAAGCAGGATGACTTTATCATTATTATTAGCCCTTGGATTCGGGGAATACGGAGTTCAGGTTGCGCCAATCTTGAGTGGGGTCCGCAGTGTCTTTGCCCCACGTCGGATAAGTAGACATCGTGTCTGGAACTTGGGCAGGCCACCAGCAAGGATCAGAACAGGCGTACAAGTCTGCTTCCATCGGCTGACAAAGGTTGGAAACGCCACCGAACCCATCGATTTCCCATCCTGGATCAAAAGAAGTCGAACAGCCTACCAAGGCGTTCATTGCTACAACTTCTTCTTCACGACCTTCGGCGTGAGCTTCAACAAAGGCCTTGGCCTTGGCATTGGCGGGAGTCAAATGTTTCATACTTTGGCGCTCCGTGGTTCGATATGATTACGGAAGAAGCTAGGATTATTTTTCATTATTCGCACGTAAGATTCGATTCCGAAATCCACCCAATCGCGCAGCAAGTCACAGTAATGATAAACAGGAGCAAACGGATCACCTTGTTTCGCATAAGACTCGTGATAACACCCACCCGCACAAATAGAGCGAATACGGCAGGTTTTGCAACCGAAACTACTGCGATCTTGGGCGCCTTCTATGAACGCCGCCAACTTAGGCACATCGATACCGCGACCAACGTTGCCATAGGTCGGTTGATCAGACCCAACGAAACGATGACACAGGTGCAGGTCGCCATCCTTATCAACGGCCAGCAATCCCAGACCGGCACCACAAGGCACGACTTTTTTGGTGCCCTGTGCAATATCTGTCAGCAATTGGTGCATGTTGGAAAATCCGATATTTTCGCCACGGCAAGCCGCATCGACATAACGGCGTCCCAGGGTCTTCATATCACTGAACACTTGCTTCAGCGCATCGTTATCCAGATTGAATGATGCAATCGGACCCGACGTCGCTGGGCCAAACCCAACTTCAGCAAATCCCAGTTCGTTCTTCAGGTGATGATGGATACCCAACACATCGGTAACGCCGCGGGTCAGTGTCACACGGACGCCGACCGCCCTCGCGGTATAGCGCGACAGCAGCATCCGCACCTTATGCGCCACCACGTCATAGGTTCCGTTGCCACCTACCGTAATGCGATTGGCATCATGCATGGCTTTCGGACCGTCCATTGATACCGTCAGGCCAAAGCGATGCTCGTTGAGCCAATCCACCATGGGCTCTGTTAACAGCGTGCCGTTGGTGGTCAACGAAAAATCAATCTTCTTGCCCTCTTGCGCCGCTCGGGCTTCGGCGTAAGGCACCATCTCGCGAATGAGTGGGTAGTTGGAAAGCGGCTCACCACCAAAAAACACAAGATTGACCTGGTCCCGATTCTTTGCCTGTTTGAGCAACATCTCAAACGAGGCCTTGGCGGTTTCAAAGCTCATCTTGACGCCCTTCGAGGGGGTCGTGAGGTCTTCCTTGTAGCAGTAAGTACAGGAAAGATTGCAGCCTGTATTCACGTTAAGAACAATGGTCGAAAGCGGTATCTCATCAACCTTGGCGATCACGCGAGGCGCTTCGACAATACCTGGCTCGCGCAGGATATCCAGGTCGATAAAACTGCTGATGCACTCTGCCAGACTGTCCGGGGAATGTCGGGCGCCTAGCTCGGTGCGCATGACCTCGCTGTCGACACTATCGAAGCGATTGAACAGGTCGTATACATCGCGACCAACCCCATCAAGCTCGAAAAGGCTGCTGCTGGGGACATGCATCATCATGGCATGACCGTCCACATCTATTTGATGCGCGTTATGCCGAATAAGGGTAAGCGCTGTCATGAGAGCCTCAACGAATAGGAGTGTCGACGAAACGCTGGACGGTGACATAGAGATGCGCCTCGCCCTGGAGAGTTTTGCCGTTGTCATCAACGGTGGCGATCACCTTGAGATTGCCAAGGTTGTTGGTAGACATCGGCCGTTCAGGATTTAAACCCGCGTCCGCTGGCGTGAAACGGCCGTTCTGTTCAATGGAACCTGAGTACTTGGTGTCCTGCATCTTCGCAGCCCCTTCGTCCCAGTTGTCCACCGCCCACGAGGCGTCAAACGTCCCCACACGGATGTCGTCAGCGGTTCCCAGTTTTCGGTCGGCTCCTTTGAGCAAGCCGATTGCCTCAAACTGCGCGGGAACCTTTGCGATGGGCCCACCATTGCCGCCCACCCGAGCGATAGTTTGTTCAGGCTCAACGCGTACACCGTCAAGCTTGGAAAAAACCACCAGAGGCGCACTTGCCTTGCCCACGCTGACCTTCACTGCCCCCCAAGGCTTTTCCGAGGAAAGCTTCATCACAACTTTGGTATCGCTCTGAGAAACAACGGTCCCGGTAACGCCTTTCGGTAGAACCGGCTTACCCGACAGCCCCACCCCGACGAGCGTGATCTCACTTTCTGTCCCGGTTCTGAGGTATGTCGGACTGACAGCGAGAATCCGAGGCGAGGCATCGACAGGTGAAGCTATGAAGCGTCCGCCAATGACCTCATTGGATTTTTCGAACCATCGACCTGTCAGTGATCCGTCTGCATTCAGAGCAAACACTTGCCGGATTTCCTGCTTGCCGTCGCTTAACGTCGCGCGCCACTCACCCTCGCCCAGCAACACTCCCCGGCCTTGATACGTCGCAGAGCCTGCTTTGTTATCGAGGGTCATTGAAACATCGTAGCCCTCCTCCCCGGCCTTCAATGACAACGTACCCGAATAGTCGCCGCTTCCTGGTTGATGACCGGTCACGACCCAACGCTCGCTCAATTTGGCATTGGTTGCTTTGGGTGCCTGACCCAGTGGGTAGTTTTTCGCCAGGAATGGCAGGACTTCGCCATTAACATAGGTCCACCAATCCCGGTCACGCGCCATGGCTTGAAGCTCCAGCGTCGGGAATTGCCCCAAATGGAAGTTGAGCAACTTCTCCCAGTCAGCAGGGGTTCGACGTTGCAAGGCGACCCGCGCATAGGAGTGACATCTGGAGCAGGTCTCGGTCATCATTTGGTTAGGCGCCACGTCTGTTGCGACGGGCTCCTTTTCCAAGACGTAGCGACGCCCCTCGGTTTCCTTCACGCTCAGCCCGCGTGTCTGGGCCAGGTATCTCACGACCGCAGTGCGGTCATCCTGGCTCAGCGGAACATGATGGTTGCGCATCATCCGCACGACCGTCATATCCCAGGCCTCGGGGGTTTTACGCACGGCGTCTATACGCTCGAAACTACCATCGGCAGCAATGTGACAACCGGCGCACATGGTATTTAAAACCTGTTCCCCTGTTTGTTGTGCTGCCGCAAACGGGGCGATAGCGAGCGCCAACACCGTACTACATGAGATGAACGCAAGGCGACGGAGTGGTTTCATCGATCAGAATTCCTTTGGCTCTTCACAGGGGACAAAGCCCATGCTGGCGATTTTTTTATAATATTGTCTTTAGTTTTTGTTTTATCGCACTCCAAAACCCGGGGTGGCCTCAGAGTGTCTTTTCATTCATATACATATTCCGTGCCATCTCACACAACACGCTGATTTATATAGATAAAAATGAAAAAATCATGACAAGAAACAAGAGGAGTGATCTATTTCTGAACACAGTGTTCAACGCCTCTCAGGGTGC contains:
- a CDS encoding quinohemoprotein amine dehydrogenase translates to MTALTLIRHNAHQIDVDGHAMMMHVPSSSLFELDGVGRDVYDLFNRFDSVDSEVMRTELGARHSPDSLAECISSFIDLDILREPGIVEAPRVIAKVDEIPLSTIVLNVNTGCNLSCTYCYKEDLTTPSKGVKMSFETAKASFEMLLKQAKNRDQVNLVFFGGEPLSNYPLIREMVPYAEARAAQEGKKIDFSLTTNGTLLTEPMVDWLNEHRFGLTVSMDGPKAMHDANRITVGGNGTYDVVAHKVRMLLSRYTARAVGVRVTLTRGVTDVLGIHHHLKNELGFAEVGFGPATSGPIASFNLDNDALKQVFSDMKTLGRRYVDAACRGENIGFSNMHQLLTDIAQGTKKVVPCGAGLGLLAVDKDGDLHLCHRFVGSDQPTYGNVGRGIDVPKLAAFIEGAQDRSSFGCKTCRIRSICAGGCYHESYAKQGDPFAPVYHYCDLLRDWVDFGIESYVRIMKNNPSFFRNHIEPRSAKV
- a CDS encoding quinohemoprotein amine dehydrogenase; translated protein: MKPLRRLAFISCSTVLALAIAPFAAAQQTGEQVLNTMCAGCHIAADGSFERIDAVRKTPEAWDMTVVRMMRNHHVPLSQDDRTAVVRYLAQTRGLSVKETEGRRYVLEKEPVATDVAPNQMMTETCSRCHSYARVALQRRTPADWEKLLNFHLGQFPTLELQAMARDRDWWTYVNGEVLPFLAKNYPLGQAPKATNAKLSERWVVTGHQPGSGDYSGTLSLKAGEEGYDVSMTLDNKAGSATYQGRGVLLGEGEWRATLSDGKQEIRQVFALNADGSLTGRWFEKSNEVIGGRFIASPVDASPRILAVSPTYLRTGTESEITLVGVGLSGKPVLPKGVTGTVVSQSDTKVVMKLSSEKPWGAVKVSVGKASAPLVVFSKLDGVRVEPEQTIARVGGNGGPIAKVPAQFEAIGLLKGADRKLGTADDIRVGTFDASWAVDNWDEGAAKMQDTKYSGSIEQNGRFTPADAGLNPERPMSTNNLGNLKVIATVDDNGKTLQGEAHLYVTVQRFVDTPIR